CACCGCCGCAGAAGTCCGCGCGACGGCGCGAACCGGCACCGCGTGGAAGACGCTCAGTTGGGGCTGCCAGCTAGACCGCTGTCGCGCGCGAGTCGACGGGTACGGCGTTTCCCTGATCGCCGGTACTCGCTAGACGTTGTTCGAAGGCGCACTCCGCGATCACGCTCTGATCGAGCGCCACATCGAGGCGCTGTACACGACCGATTCGGCCGGGCGACTCCTGCGCGTGCGCGAGCCCAACGGCGGTCCGGCTCCGCGCTTCTTCGTGTGCCGAGGAGCCATCGGCGTCGCGCACCGCTTTCGCGTCGACGTGCCGCTCGACATCCGCCGCGAGCTCGAGGCCGCTGTGGCAGAAACGCCGATCGTCGCCTTTCCCACCGATGGCGGAAACGACGCGCGGGAGGAATTGAGCCGCCTGGCGGCGATACTCAATCGGTCGACGCCCGTGACGAACACGTCGGCCGGGCCGGCATTCGCGTTTCCTAACGAGGTGCCGACGCTCGATTCCGACGACGGCGCAATCGTTCAAGTGACCGATGCGAACGTAGGCGTGCTCGACCCTCTCCTTCAGCCGTGGGCGCCCGACATCTACAACTCGCCGCCGCTGTTCGCTCTGACCCTTCGAGATCAGGCGGTGGCGGTGTGTGGGAGCGTTCGCATCACCGCTCACGCGCACGAAGCCGGCGTCGAGACCGCGCCGGCCCATCGCGGTCGCGGATACGCCGCGCGCGTGGTGGCGGCCTGGGCGAAGCGCGTGCGTGCGCTCGGCGTCGAGCCGCTCTATAGCACGAGCTGGGAGAACGCCGCGTCGCGAACCGTCGCGTGCAAGCTTCGACTCGTGCACTTTGGTAACGACTTGCATCTCACCTGAGATCCACCCGCAGGTCGAGACACGCATCCACCGTCGATCCGCGGAGCCCATAGTCTTGGTCACGCTGCGCCACACTCGATATCAAGCCGCCGTTCTTCGCGATGGACCGGTTCTCTTGGTGCGATGCGCGTTTCGCGACGGCCCGACAGTGTGGATGCTACCCGGGGGCGGCCGCGAGGAAGACGAGGACGAAGTGTCGTGCGTTACCCGTGAAGTGCTCGAGGAGACAGGCCTCCAAGTTCGCGTCGAGCGCCTTCTGTTCGATCGACCGGCGGAGCCTCCGGATGGAACGTACATTCGATGGCGCACCTACCTCTGCACTGCCGAAGGCGGTGAAGCGGCACCAGGCGGCGGGGAGGGAAGCGCCGCCGAGTTGATCGATGTGGCGTGGATCTCGGTCGTGAACGAGGGCATGTGGCCGTCGGGAATCGCTTCCGACGTCTATCTCTACCCCCAACTTCAAGCGATTCGTTCGGCGGTGACGGCGCCGTCGATCGGAGTGTGAGTCACCGGAGGGCTGGACCGAACCACTTCGCCAGAGCATCGAACGGCGCCGCGCCGGTTTTATCGCCGACCCACGCGACGTATCCGTCAGGCCGAATCAACACGGCGGTCGGAGCGGCGACCGTGCCGATCGCGGGAAGCTCCCAAACCCCGTCGTACGTGGCGTCGATCGATTTGACTCGATCGGACCATGGGGCGATGTCGAACGCACCGGGGTGACCGAGGTTGAGGAACACCGGTCTCGCCTCATGAAGGAGCGAGAACA
This window of the Gemmatimonadaceae bacterium genome carries:
- a CDS encoding GNAT family N-acetyltransferase, with protein sequence MFEGALRDHALIERHIEALYTTDSAGRLLRVREPNGGPAPRFFVCRGAIGVAHRFRVDVPLDIRRELEAAVAETPIVAFPTDGGNDAREELSRLAAILNRSTPVTNTSAGPAFAFPNEVPTLDSDDGAIVQVTDANVGVLDPLLQPWAPDIYNSPPLFALTLRDQAVAVCGSVRITAHAHEAGVETAPAHRGRGYAARVVAAWAKRVRALGVEPLYSTSWENAASRTVACKLRLVHFGNDLHLT
- a CDS encoding NUDIX domain-containing protein gives rise to the protein MRSASSRSIARAGRTPRREPSRASFDSCTLVTTCISPEIHPQVETRIHRRSAEPIVLVTLRHTRYQAAVLRDGPVLLVRCAFRDGPTVWMLPGGGREEDEDEVSCVTREVLEETGLQVRVERLLFDRPAEPPDGTYIRWRTYLCTAEGGEAAPGGGEGSAAELIDVAWISVVNEGMWPSGIASDVYLYPQLQAIRSAVTAPSIGV